Genomic segment of Oncorhynchus tshawytscha isolate Ot180627B linkage group LG13, Otsh_v2.0, whole genome shotgun sequence:
CCGGATGAAAAAAGCATGACTTGTACCTTCGAAGACTCCAGACAACAATGAAGGTTCAATTGTGTTTTCTCTCTGTATCCCATCTGAGTACATGGGACTGCCTCATTGGTTAGTGCCATCTCCAAGTGTAGGGGGAGTAGATTGGACATTTGGAGAATACATGATGGACTAATGTAATGAATCTTTGAAAGGCCTATTTCAATGTCACAGGCATTTGAGTGAAGCTTTATTTTGAGGAGAATATTGCCCTGGAGAATGAGTTTATCCATTTTTGCAGCATGTGTTTCAGTAGTCCTGGTCATTGTAAACTGCAGAGTTTGCTGTTTTTTAGTGCAACTTATCTATGTACAGCTTCAGTAGGgagttattgtgctgatgatTGAGCACGTGATATCTACTGGCATGTGTGTGCGagcgcgtgtgtgtctgtctgtgtgtgtgtgtgtgtgtctggagttcTTGGTTAGCGTGATGTCATGATGACATTATCATCAGGGTTGTTTCAGTCCATAGTTCTCCTCATTGTCGGCATCCATCTGGAAAagaacgaagagagagagaggtggagagatacaTACCAGATGCCGGATGCAACTCTGCCATTCATTCATGCATATGAACTGCCTGCCCCCAGTCAGATCTCAAAAATTGCAGGtttcctttttttctttttcgtcatgaatcttgttctggaggcagctctgcagagtggtcactagctggcacagccacaaagtcatacctaaccttaaccctaatcacactgctaaccctaatgcataAACCTAAACTTAAATTAAGATCAAAACCCTTTTAGTTTTCATGAATTTGTACAATATAGACATTTTTGAGTGTGAGGCTGGCCCATCTACCGGAAATCACATAGTTTTGCCTCAaggacaagactcatcccaataaacGTTTACCTGTGCtaaatatactctctctctctctctctcgcgcaggTTTTTCTGAGATTTAGATCTCAAAGCTACTTCAGCTGCCCAAATATACACAAATCTTATGTGGAATTTATCGTCTAGCTTATCGTCTAGATTTATTTAGGGATTACCATTGATTATGTCATCCTAATGAAATCATAACATTTTGAGAACAAATGAAGTGATGCAGAGGTTGACTTCATGCATACAATTTTGCGCTGAATTTTGTTCGGCATGTTATTCCTGCATTACAAAAAACGGTGATACGTTTCTATTAATACCCCCCTTTGTATTTTTGAGTTACCAGACATTtgcctgttcccagatctgtttgtgctcttgccaactcctatcaTCAGAGTTGACTATACAGCATCAACAGATCTGGGCTAGTGATGAATTGCTCTGATGATGGTATCTGATCTGGAATCTGTCGCATACCCCAGAGAGCCTTGTGGCGGTTCATTTGAGGAAACATTACTGCATTAGTGCAGATGTCTGCTTCATTAGCTGTCTGTAGTTGGGCCTGAGGAGTAGGTTTGAACTTACTGTACCACAGAGATGTGCATACACCCCTAGGAAAACCCACATACAGATGAATGCATAGACACAAACACATTAGACAGTGGCCTGATTCCATTTCAGTCACTAGTCTCTTCCTTTAGCTCTACCATTTCAGTGTTTCCAGATCACAAGGATTCGATAGGTCTAAGTAAGTGATAAGATGATGGTTCCTACCTCGTTCGATAGGGTATGTAAAGGTTCTACCATACACTCACCTATCCAGTCCTTTTGCATCGTGGAACTTCAAACTCTGAGAACTATGGAGGGCGGCATGGACTAAATTGGAATCCTGCTAGTCTAGCTGGAACTTCAGCTTTGTTAGAAATCCCAGATTTGATTTAATATGTCTTTGACAGCAGAAAACATCTGAGAATGTTGACTAGCCCTGTGCTGAACCATTTAATGAAGATATTAAATGTAGATAGTATAGTTGATTATACCACTTGATTATATAAATCAACCATGTAGTTTCATTGATTTATTCTCTACATCACAGCGAGAAGGTGTGTTCTGTCACGTAGTTTATAGTAAAAGAATATGTTGTGTCTAGGCTAGAATGGTATTGATAGTGAGTTTTCTATTAAACATACTCTGAACGATTATTATATTGAGCCTCAGGTATTAAGGATTTGGCAATGCTTGGCTTGTAGTTGTGGGTTTTTTTTTTGCCAGCTTAACCTGCGTGAGCCAAAAAAGATCCATTGTGCTAATTATGTTTTGTCCTTCTTTATCTCCAAATATACTTTTTGTTGAAATGTTTCATGGGAAATGTAGCTTATGTGGTGGACAGTGTAATGGCTCAGTGACTCTGCAGTTTCATGTGAACACTAAAACGAGTTTGTTTCTCCCACACCATTTGTCATGATTACATGTTTTAGTGAACACTCTTGTCACTGCGGTGTTCTAATTTTCCCAGGCCTTTAATTAAGGTTGGAAATGTTAGCTTGCTGGACTTGTTTAGCTTCTAAACAGGTTGAATGACAAGTAATTGACAATGTTGTTTCTTTAACCCAAACTGGTTCCCTTTTTCAGTTTCTCACGGCTTTAATCCAAAGATGGCCTCCTCAACCCCTCTACATGCAGTTCCTGTCAGTAGTTTTGTGAATTTTATGCAGGACAATCGGGATTCAACTTCTCTTTTATTCAAGTACGCAATGTGAAAAAAGTGTTTGCTATGTGGTTCCTGAATGCGAAACCACATGTATGACATGATTATAAGAGAAAATGTTCAACTATGCACTTCTATTAAAAAAAATGGATTTGAAGAGTTTGTGTTGTCGTCAGGTTTAATTCAGGCTTCTAACTGATTCTGGGTTATTGGTCTGATTCAAAATCATAACCTAAAGCTAACATTTCTACAAGGCACTATTGGAATATTTGGTGCCTATCACTAACTATCTCGAACTCCACCAGTCAGCAGTGTCTAATTTCTCTTAGGGTGTGTTCTCACCATTTCCACACCGTatgctgtgtgtgcgcgtgtgcatccACCCATTCCTGGTCATGTCACAACATGTCATTGTGTTCAtagacagtgccttcagaaagcattcatcgCACCACCTGATTTTttcttattctacattttgttgtgttaaaagtctgaatttaaaatggattaaattgagatttcttgtcactggcctacacacaataccccataatgtcaagtggaattatgtttaaaaaaaatatatatatttttttttttacaaatgtacttTAAATTGAAAGAGGAAATTagtataagtattcaacctctttgttatggcaagcctaaataggttCAGGAGCAAACATTTTCTtagcaagtcacataataagttgcattgaATAGTGTTTAGCATGAtgtctacctcatctctgtaccccatacatacaattatctgtaaggtcccccaatcgagcagggaatttcaaacacagattcaaccacaaagaccagagttTTTCCAAtgactcacaaagaagggcacctattggtagacacTGAACATGCCTTTATGCATGGTGCAgtaattaattacactttggatggtgtatcaatacacccagtcactacaaaaatacaggcgtccttcctaactccattgtcggagaggaaggaaaccgctcaggagtttcaccatgaggacaaccgctcaggataaaaagaaaaggaatagagctaagcacaggcaaaatcctagaggaaaacctggttcagtctgctttctaccagacactggaagatgaattcaccttaaacacaaggccaaatctacactggagttgcttacgaaGAAAACATtgtatgttcctgagtggctgagttacagttttgacttaaatctacttgaacatctatggcaagacctgaaaatggttgtctagcaatgatcaacaaccaatttgacagagcttgaagaattttttaataacgggcaaatgttgtacaatccaggtgtggaaagctattaaagacttacacagaaagactcacagctgtaatcgctgccaaaggtgcctctACAAcgtgttgactcaggggtgtgaatacttattttcaatacatttgcaaaaatgtctaaaaacatgttttcactttgccattatggggtattgtgtgtagatgggtgagaaaccaaatcaatgtaatccattttgaattcaggctgtaacactacaaaatgttgaataagtcaaggggtatgaatactttctgaaggcactatatcaCACATTGCAGATGGAAAGCAAAGATCTAAGCTATCAAACGGGCTTTGTCAACTCCAAAGGTCAACCCCTATGTTTATCAGTATATGAATGCTTGGCAATTTCTCTTGTTTCTAAACATATTTAAGATACATAGGCAGTTTGTGGTGACTGAATGAGGAAATGTTGAAGAGGGATGTGATTACTATGAAAAATGTAACTACTCAAAATTACAAGATAAGTACTCATGGTGCAATGCTGAGCCAGCAAATAATGTGTAGATAGCCAAGGAAGTACCAGGTGCACAAAACATACTTGGGTACAAAATCTCAGAGGTCAATGTTCTATGGCCCTTTCAAATCTACAGTAGGCCATACATTTGAGATTCAGAATAGGTATTAGGATGTctgtatgtgttttatagtataaataaccatttttaaaaaatgtatcacaagTTTCAGTGCTGATTCTTTTGTTTgattctctgtgatgtcatacaGCCCAATAGCCTACACTGCATGAATTCTGAACAAGCATTGCATGTACGTGCATGTTTTCACCCTAAAGCGGAGCTTGTGCAGTTAATTCCCGTTGCCTCGGTTACCGGGATGGGCTTGCACTGGCAATAAATACACCACACCTTGACTCTCAGGTGTGGCAATTGTGTCAGTGCAATCTGAGGCTTCGTCATGAGATCAGCGAAACCATAACGTTTACCTCTTTCACTCAAAGGTTACTCATTGTACAGTTGCTGTACTTTTAACAAAGGCATTGAAAAGTTTTGTCGGCCTGTCAACCAAACACCACCAACAAGGTAACGTTACACGTTTGTTGCTTTGTATTGTGTCTGTGCACATGCGTTCCTGTCTCAAGTTTTGTTTACCACGTATTCACATGAATCTTACCAAGACAAACTTGGTGGTATTGGTGCAATTGAATGTGTTCACACTGGTGTAAGGGTCTTACATTCTACAAGTGATTCTACCTTTTCATTATGACACAAGCTTTGAAAAAGAAAGTACAACATGGTGACAGACAGTGGTTGTTGACAAGCCTTGGcttatatagcgcactacttttatTGCACTCAATACAAATGAACACTGTGCACAGGAACAAATCCCTCAGTATACGATCATTTGGCAGAACTGATCCGACACGAACCTGTAGGTGCTACAGTATTTATTTGTTTACTTGTTACCCTATGTCCATGACATTCATCATCATTTTCTTTTTTACACTCTTTATTCTCCTCAAATAAACATATGAAGTCACAGCTAAAGTTGCTCCTGAGTTGTAATAGCGGTTTGGACTTTTCATTTCTCCGGGCCAAAAGGTCTGCTGTTACTCTTGACAACATCCAATCAGGAAACTTGGCACTGAGAACCTGCACAGCAACAACATGGAACCAAGAGAGGAAGAACAAGAAATGGAGAAGCAGGAGGAGGACATTTACATTCCCAGGTCAGAGGTTATGGTCATCAGACTGAATTGTTCTTGTTATATTATCAACATACCAAATATCCAAACAAGTGTTTTTTCACAATGAAACACCTATATCTAATAAGAATTCCATAGAAATGTAATTGTTGACCTCTCTAAACATTGTAGGTCACCTCCCAGGAATGCTCATGGCACAGATGCAGTCTCGGGGAACCCCACATTAGCTGCCGATGACAGGCCAGGTAACACTTCAATTCAAAATGGCAATGTTGTAACATCACAGTCACTGTTATAAAGCTCCATATAAATGCAAATcatgaggattaaatgtcatggtAGCCCCGCCCAGCAGTCTGGCTCTGACAGGGCCCCGACCCAGGAAGAAGCGTCTGGTGGCTCCCGCCCTAAGTCTGACGCTGGATCGCAGTGACTCGGCGGTGTCCGACGACTATGCCAcagctgccctctctccctcccctgatgACGACGATCTGGGGCTGGACATCGACTTGGATGCCATGGAAACGCCCTCGGACAGCGAGTCCCTCCATTTTCCAGTGCACGACATGGATTTGGAGGGTGAGAACTGGGTGCAGTGGACAGGACAGTCTAACAGCCTTTATCTTTGGTCCGTTTCTTCACTCACAGGTCCAAGATCAGCCAATGAACTTATTGAACAACTTTCACTTTGATTATATTGTTCCCATGGGATAGGCACAAATAGGCTATTTTGGGCAATTCATAATATATAgctattccctttatatatgcTTTGCATTAGGTGATCTTGACGCCATAGATATAATATATTATAGACAGTACACAACCACTCTCCATCTATGCATTTTGTTATCTACAGTACGGTATGGGAAATTGACCATTGAAACATTATTCCCATTCACAGATGACCTGCTTCGTCTGGGAGTGGCATCCCGTTTCCATAAGGCCCGTGGGTCAGTACCAGAGCAGATGGGAGTGGGCTCTCTTGACCAAGACCAAGTGGACAGCCAGGGCACTAGGTGGCGCCGGTTCCGCACAGGAGATCCGCTTCAGGAGAGTCTGGTCAACATGAGTGTACTGGAACCTTTCCTTCGAGTCTTGTCACATGGGGGTGAGTCCAGAACCCCAGCACTCACTTAATCTGTCGCACTTACCTAACCGACATTATGCAAGAATGTGAGTTTCCTCAGGCTCATGGAATTCGGATAATGTGACCGTTTGTTGTGTGATCAACTCAGATGACAGAACGAGCATCTTCACTTATTTTTTGCATGTTCATTTTTGCCTCATCCAAATGTTGTTTTCCTTCCAGGTTACTATGGAGAAGGGtctaatgacatcattgtgttCTCTTCCTGCTATCTCCCTGAAAACAACATGGAGAACTACCAGCATGTCATGGACAACCTGTTCAGGTCTGAGAGCTAATTGATGAGAAGCCACAGTCTTAGTAAAACACTATCTGAATTGGCCACTTTTCAGGTCGACATTCCTAACCACAGCACCACTAAACATTGCAGGTACGTTGTGGGAACGTTGGACCTGATGGTTGCGGAGAACTACGTCATTGTGTACCTGTGTGCCATGGCCCAGCGTGACAAGCTCCCCACCATTGGCTGGCTCAGAGAGTGTTACACCACCGTTGACAGAAGGTTAGTTCTGTTTACTCAAAATGGCTTTGGTTTGCGGTCCTATTTCAGAAAACTATATGCCACAGTGAGTAACAAAACAGTACAAAAATATTTTAACTCAAAAGTATCTCATGTCAGCGGAGTCTACAAGTCGTAGGCCATGTTCCAGGGCGAATAAATTGCAGTCATCAACATTGCAGACAGAGTGCTATATTATATGATGTGGTTAGTGGATATGTTCAACACCTATTCTATTCAGGCATTGTGAGATCTGGCAACTGCAATGTAGTTGGCCTGCCAAAGTCAAAtctcaagttattttattttatgccaAGGTAATTAAGTCTCAAGTAATCAAATCATTGAAATTTGTCTCAGTCGGTGAAAAATAAGTGTCTCAGTGTCGAAAATCTACCAAGCTGGCTATCTGTCAAGACACGGAAGAAGAGCCGGATGTTTTCCGTGTCAACTGCACAGGTGAAAACCAGATGACAGTCCCTTTCGTCTAGTTGGCCTGCTGTACTGATCTTCAGAAACTCCTCATGTATGAAGTGCTTTGCCCTGGTGACACGAAGGTCCTCCCCTGGTACTGGTGTTGAAAATTCCGGCATAGTGTAGTGTGCAAATTCTGGGAAATACTCTTCCATTTTTGATTTTCCCTCCAAAATCTTCTCTGCTAGTAGGTCCTGTTTGTTCAGTAAGACCCAGACAGGAAGGGTCCTTAGCCACCTGTTGTTCCAGATGATCTTGAAGAGGTTCAGGGCCTCCTGCAGCCCGTTGGTCTGGCTGTCCTCCTGAATCACCATGTCATAGCTGCTGCTGTCCACCACAAAAATAACATCCCACACGTCAGCAAAACACCGCATCCACTTTCTGCTTTCgtacctctgacctctaacattAGATACATGAAAATGGATACCATCCATCTCGAAAAATGTCTCGGACATCCCTGAAgcatttttactgttgttttgtaTGTAATGCATTGTCTCCTGTGCAGTGGGTTCCACATGTAAACAGCGCATCTGATTTACTATCGTGCGTTGCCCAGATTCATCAGCTCCTAACAGCAGCACCTGGCGCGGGCAAGTCATTTGGTTATTATGCTTGTCTTCTTGCAGCTGTTTATTAATCCTTTTGTTTGATTCTTTACGTGCCTTCTCAATACGTTGGTCTTTACTGCACAGGCAACCCATATTAATTCAATAATACTAGATTCCTAGGCTTGCCtaagaaaaaaatacagaaattaAGAATAATCCTCCCATAAAATGTCACTTGGGGGGGTCTGACACTGAAAGCATCCTCTGCCACTCTCAGAAGGTTGATTTCTAGAACGTTTTCACTGTGAATCTGCAATGAAGTCCTCAAGTGTAGTGTAAATGTAAACATTCAGCAGTAAGTCTAAATGCAGGCAATGAGTTTTCGAATCGAGATTCCCACGATGTCGTACTGTGGAGCCACACTGAACTTTAGCGGTATTTTCTAGAACCGACCGATTTTCACGAGTAGCCCAGAATTCAAAACTTTGCAGTTCTGTCAAAGCGCAGCCATGGCTATATGCTCTTCCCTTCACCACACCACAACGATAGTAAAGCAAGTGGAAGAAAGATCATTAAAAAGTAAACTTCTGAAACAATATTTACACAATTCCACTAAAATGGGCGCATGCGATCATTACACGAAGCTCCTCCCTGATTCGAAAGTCTTGCTGTAGCAGCATTGCGCAAATTGTAGATTTATATCCTTTATTTCCCAACCTTGTAATTTCCCCTACGCAGCATCTGGTGAAATATGACTCTGCTTGTGGACACGTGTTGTTTGTGTTAGGAGTTTGTGTAGAAGCAGAATTATTGTGTTGAATATGAATAGACCCAGGGTGTGGTGCTTAATTAATGTCCATCTTGCTCTGATAAGATCTGGCTGTACACAAATGAGGGCAAACACTCCACCTAAAACCTGTTGATTTGTAGTATTCTATGGtccattttatttaactaggcaagtcagttaagaacaaattcttattttacaatgatggccttccCCTGCCAAACCCCCCACtaactctgaggtcattaaagagcccatggcacttatcataagagtaggggtgttaaccccggtatcctggctaaattcccaatctggccctcaaaccatcacggtcacctaataatccccagtttacgattggctcattcatccccctcctctgccctgtaactattccccatgttgttgctgtaaatgagaacgtgttctcagtcaacttacctggtgtaaaaaaaataataataataaaaacagacCATGCTGggcaattgtgcaccaccctattatgggactcctgatcacagccggttgtgatacagcctgggattgaaccagggtctatagtgaagcctctagcactgagatgcagggcttagactgctgcgccacttgggaccCTTCCTGTGTGGGTCTTACTGAACAAACAGGACCTCATAGCAGAGGTTTTGGCAGGAACATTAAAAATATACAACAACTGTGGCATTGGAGGACCTTCATGTCACCAGGGCAAAGTGCTTCAACATCATTATATAAcatcatgttttattttattcagctagGCAATTTGTTTTTATTAATGATATAGTAGCGTCCCTACTCAAAGTCAAGTCAGCCCAGTTGCTAATTAGTCTGGTTAACGCCTAATTCTTGAAGTCCTCCTGACTTCAGAGTCGGGAATGGCTCTTTGATGTTGTTGGCACAATGCGTTGATAATGGAGGGGGCTGTGCTTTTACTGGTTGGCCCccctctgtgtctttctcactcAAACACCCACAGGCACAGCCACATACAGCCCCCTTCCATTACAATGTTTGGATTTTCAAATCTAAACAACGAGAACTCTCAACCCCTGAGAAAAAatggtaataaaaaaaaaagaagagtgaAATCCATTGCACAATTTCAGAGCGAATATTGCATTAACAAATGGCCTCCTATCCAGGCCAGTGTGGTCACAGCTCTCCCTGTGCTGTGAGTCACACGGCCAGGTTAGTAGTTGATAGCCTGATCCACCATCCACCACTGTTGCGCTCTCGTGTAGTGAAACAGAATTGAAGCTACCAAGACGAGTCTCAAGCCATCACATTTGTGACTGATCCTGATCTAACTCAAGTCTGCACTTCATTAGGTAATTACTATGTAactatttaactacagtaccagtcaaaagtttggacacacctactcattcaagggcttttctttatatttttacattgtagaataatagtgaagacatcaaaactatgaaatagcacatatggaatcatgtactaaccaaaaaagtgttaaacaaatatttgatatttgatattcttcaaagaagccaccctttgccttgatgacagctttgcacactcttggcattctctcaaccagcttcatgaggaatgcttttccatcagccttgaaggagttcccacatatgctgagcgcttgttggctgatttttcttccctctgcggtccaaatagcccttacacagcctggaggtgtgttttgggtcattgtcctgttgaaaaacaaatgatagtcccactaagcgcaaaccagatgggatggtgaattgctacagaatgctgtggtagccatgctggttaagtgtgctttgaattcaaaataaatcacagaccgtgtcaccagcaaagcacccccacaccatcacacctcctcctcaatgcttcactgtgggaacaacACATGCTGAGATAATCCGTTAACCTACTCTGCatcacacaaagacacagcggttggaaccaaaaaatttggagtcatcagaccaaaggacagatttccactggtctaatacccattgctcatgtttcttggcccaaacaagtctctttttcttattggcgattcatgcagtctcctctgaacagttgatgttgagatgtctgttacttgaactatgtgaagcatttatttgggctgcaatttctgaggttgttaactctaatgaatttatcgtctgcagcagaggtaactctgggtcttcttttcctgtggtggtcctcacgagagccagtttcatcatagcacttgatggttttggtGACTGCACaattttaaaagttcttgaaatgttccgaattgactgaccttcatgtcttaaagtaaagatgGACGGTCGTTTTTCtttgctgttcttgccataatatggatttggtcttttaccaaatagggctaccttatgtatacctacagtgccttgcgaaagtattcggcccccttgaactttgcgaccttttgccacatttcaggcttcaaacatgaagatataaaacagtatttttttgtgaagaatcaacaacaagtgggacacaatcatgaagtggaatgacatttattggatatttcaaacttttttaacaaatcaaaaactgaaaaattgggcgtgcaaaattattcagcccccttaagttaatactttgtagcgccaccttttgctgcaattacagctgtaagtcgcttggggtatgtctctatcagttttgcacatcaagagactgacatttttcccattcctccttgcaaaacagctcgagctcagtgaggttggatggagagcatttgtgaacagcagttttcagttctttccacagattctcgattggattcaggtctggactttgact
This window contains:
- the LOC112264743 gene encoding BCL2/adenovirus E1B 19 kDa protein-interacting protein 2 isoform X1, translating into MEPREEEQEMEKQEEDIYIPRSPPRNAHGTDAVSGNPTLAADDRPAPPSSLALTGPRPRKKRLVAPALSLTLDRSDSAVSDDYATAALSPSPDDDDLGLDIDLDAMETPSDSESLHFPVHDMDLEDDLLRLGVASRFHKARGSVPEQMGVGSLDQDQVDSQGTRWRRFRTGDPLQESLVNMSVLEPFLRVLSHGGYYGEGSNDIIVFSSCYLPENNMENYQHVMDNLFRYVVGTLDLMVAENYVIVYLCAMAQRDKLPTIGWLRECYTTVDRRLRKNLKGLYIVHPTWYIKALITIIKPFISSKFSRKLQFINSLRELSQHIPIERVQIPDCVRQFDENMDR
- the LOC112264744 gene encoding guanine nucleotide-binding protein G(s) subunit alpha-like encodes the protein MGCLCSKDQRIEKARKESNKRINKQLQEDKHNNQMTCPRQVLLLGADESGQRTIVNQMRCLHVEPTAQETMHYIQNNSKNASGMSETFFEMDGIHFHVSNVRGQRYESRKWMRCFADVWDVIFVVDSSSYDMVIQEDSQTNGLQEALNLFKIIWNNRWLRTLPVWVLLNKQDLLAEKILEGKSKMEEYFPEFAHYTMPEFSTPVPGEDLRVTRAKHFIHEEFLKISTAGQLDERDCHLVFTCAVDTENIRLFFRVLTDSQLGRFSTLRHLFFTD
- the LOC112264743 gene encoding BCL2/adenovirus E1B 19 kDa protein-interacting protein 2 isoform X2, yielding MEPREEEQEMEKQEEDIYIPRSPPRNAHGTDAVSGNPTLAADDRPGPRPRKKRLVAPALSLTLDRSDSAVSDDYATAALSPSPDDDDLGLDIDLDAMETPSDSESLHFPVHDMDLEDDLLRLGVASRFHKARGSVPEQMGVGSLDQDQVDSQGTRWRRFRTGDPLQESLVNMSVLEPFLRVLSHGGYYGEGSNDIIVFSSCYLPENNMENYQHVMDNLFRYVVGTLDLMVAENYVIVYLCAMAQRDKLPTIGWLRECYTTVDRRLRKNLKGLYIVHPTWYIKALITIIKPFISSKFSRKLQFINSLRELSQHIPIERVQIPDCVRQFDENMDR